In the Acidobacteriota bacterium genome, one interval contains:
- a CDS encoding serine/threonine protein kinase, which yields MPRDDEKETGRETARVGADDPTAMMDRTLPLEPGADGGTLAMTLDDGEGLPRTFRPGELVAGRYRVARFIGRGGVGEVYEVEDEELHGRLALKTLRADTAGAEAVGRFKREIQLARRVTHPNICRIYDMGYHDFSPEPPGPGRRVAFLTMELLRGESLTDLVRRRGRLRTPEALPIIRELAAALDAAHATGIVHRDFKGANVILAEGPSGTRAVVTDFGLARTVEGADASLTFKTCQSSVLGTPAYISPEQLDGSPVTPAADLYALGVVIYEMVTGRLPFTGDTPVATMVKRLVEPPEPPRLHVPELDPLWESVLLRCLQKDPRRRFQRAGAVVEALEGRRPVPADADTEVIPRPGPPAAATVAARPAPGPRPPAPATGRRLPWRVILPVLALVLAGGAALVWIGGIAGNRGPEPAPVPPPALPPAPPAAAVPAPAPVTAATPAPPAAPAVSPGAAISPGAAASPAPVVPAPPVTAAETTPPPPPAADPAADAEAKAAEAGNALSAGRTAEAARLFGEAGDRFEKAGKKQRALQVRLNQAEADYRLGNLHAAYDRARLVLHAARAGAFPRERSGALLWQGWSLLSRGMLADAERAFAESLDAAPDGVAKAAARLGKAAVTVYRNRPDEAAAMAETLVGEFRRLNRPADEALAGALLAHARLQARKAEPARAAVDAATAAARGQDLYTRLSVMIIEAAVRGAAKLESVYLDRMDALMRRAAASGFVGLKLQAQLLKAYLALGMKQPLKALEALKGLESEALSRSFGLVTLQLAALREKALRAAPTENSPTDRTDPAPPGRVRPRPFRR from the coding sequence ATGCCACGGGACGACGAAAAGGAAACAGGGCGTGAGACGGCCCGGGTCGGGGCCGACGACCCGACCGCCATGATGGACCGGACGCTTCCGCTCGAGCCCGGTGCGGACGGCGGGACCCTGGCGATGACCCTCGACGACGGGGAAGGCCTTCCCCGAACCTTCCGGCCGGGGGAACTCGTCGCGGGGCGTTACCGGGTCGCCCGTTTCATCGGGCGGGGCGGCGTGGGCGAGGTCTACGAGGTGGAGGACGAGGAGCTGCACGGGCGGCTCGCGCTGAAAACCCTCCGGGCCGACACCGCCGGCGCCGAAGCCGTGGGGCGCTTCAAGCGGGAGATCCAGCTGGCCCGTCGGGTCACCCACCCCAACATTTGCCGCATCTATGACATGGGTTACCACGATTTTTCGCCGGAGCCGCCCGGGCCCGGTCGACGGGTCGCCTTCCTGACCATGGAACTGCTCCGGGGCGAGTCGCTGACCGACCTGGTCCGCCGGCGGGGAAGGCTCCGGACCCCGGAAGCCCTCCCCATCATCCGGGAACTGGCCGCCGCCCTGGACGCCGCCCATGCCACCGGGATCGTCCACCGGGACTTCAAGGGCGCCAACGTGATCCTCGCGGAGGGGCCCTCCGGGACCCGGGCGGTGGTCACCGATTTCGGGCTGGCCCGCACCGTGGAAGGCGCCGATGCCTCGCTCACCTTCAAGACCTGCCAGAGCAGCGTGCTGGGCACCCCGGCCTACATCTCGCCGGAGCAGCTTGACGGCAGCCCCGTCACCCCCGCGGCGGACCTCTACGCCCTGGGCGTCGTCATCTACGAGATGGTGACGGGTCGGCTCCCCTTCACCGGGGACACGCCGGTGGCCACCATGGTCAAGCGGCTGGTGGAGCCGCCCGAGCCCCCCCGGCTGCACGTTCCCGAGCTGGACCCCCTGTGGGAGTCCGTCCTGCTCCGGTGCCTGCAGAAAGACCCCCGCCGGCGGTTCCAGCGGGCGGGAGCGGTGGTGGAAGCCCTGGAAGGGAGGCGCCCGGTGCCCGCCGATGCCGACACCGAGGTGATCCCCCGGCCGGGACCGCCCGCAGCGGCGACGGTCGCGGCGCGTCCCGCCCCCGGCCCCCGGCCGCCCGCCCCGGCAACCGGCCGCCGTCTCCCGTGGCGGGTGATCCTCCCGGTGCTCGCCCTCGTCCTGGCCGGCGGCGCCGCCCTGGTGTGGATCGGCGGGATCGCGGGAAACCGGGGGCCGGAGCCCGCCCCGGTCCCGCCCCCGGCCCTGCCCCCCGCACCGCCGGCCGCGGCGGTCCCCGCACCCGCCCCGGTGACGGCCGCGACTCCCGCCCCCCCGGCCGCCCCGGCGGTTTCCCCCGGGGCCGCGATTTCCCCCGGGGCCGCGGCGTCGCCCGCCCCCGTCGTCCCCGCTCCACCGGTCACGGCGGCCGAAACGACCCCGCCACCGCCTCCCGCGGCAGACCCGGCCGCGGACGCCGAAGCGAAGGCCGCCGAGGCGGGGAACGCCCTGTCCGCCGGTCGGACGGCGGAAGCCGCCCGCCTCTTCGGCGAAGCCGGTGACCGCTTCGAGAAAGCCGGGAAAAAACAGCGGGCCCTGCAGGTGCGGCTGAACCAGGCCGAGGCCGACTACCGGCTGGGAAACCTCCACGCGGCCTACGACCGGGCTCGCCTGGTGCTCCACGCCGCCCGCGCGGGCGCTTTCCCCCGCGAGCGTTCCGGGGCCCTCCTCTGGCAGGGGTGGTCGCTGCTGAGCCGGGGAATGCTCGCCGACGCCGAGCGGGCGTTCGCGGAGTCGCTCGACGCCGCCCCCGACGGCGTCGCCAAGGCCGCCGCCCGTCTGGGGAAGGCCGCCGTGACCGTCTACCGGAACCGCCCGGACGAGGCGGCGGCCATGGCCGAAACGCTCGTGGGCGAGTTCCGCCGGCTCAACCGCCCCGCGGACGAGGCGCTCGCCGGCGCCCTCCTGGCCCACGCCCGCCTCCAGGCCCGGAAGGCGGAGCCCGCCCGGGCCGCCGTGGACGCCGCCACCGCCGCCGCCCGGGGACAGGACCTGTACACCCGGCTGTCCGTGATGATCATCGAGGCGGCCGTGCGCGGCGCCGCCAAGCTCGAATCCGTCTACCTCGATCGCATGGACGCTCTCATGCGGCGGGCCGCGGCCTCGGGTTTCGTCGGGCTCAAGCTCCAGGCGCAGCTCCTGAAGGCCTACCTGGCCCTGGGGATGAAACAGCCCCTCAAGGCCCTGGAGGCGCTCAAGGGGCTCGAGTCCGAGGCCCTCTCCCGCTCCTTCGGCCTCGTTACCCTCCAACTGGCGGCGCTCCGGGAAAAGGCCCTCCGCGCCGCGCCCACGGAAAACTCCCCGACCGACCGCACCGACCCCGCCCCTCCGGGCCGGGTCCGACCCCGACCCTTCCGCCGGTGA
- a CDS encoding molybdenum cofactor guanylyltransferase, protein MRSDVLPAAGLILAGGDSTRMGRDKLRLPWGEGTLLSRIAAEVAATLVETWVVGPFQPGLAAEIPGIRLVSDEPRIGPLGGLRAGLAAMAAEAGVVVAADMPFVTSRSLRRLWEISGDAPVVVLRTADGLHPLFGVYRKACLPAVEDAIRRGDHRMRSFWAGLPVRVIDVVGDPFWKHTLFNINSSSDYQRALELQGPHRSAPG, encoded by the coding sequence ATGAGGAGCGATGTCCTGCCGGCGGCCGGGCTCATCCTGGCCGGCGGCGACAGCACGCGCATGGGCCGGGACAAGCTCCGGCTCCCCTGGGGGGAGGGGACGCTGCTTTCCCGGATCGCGGCGGAAGTGGCGGCCACCCTGGTCGAGACCTGGGTGGTGGGGCCCTTCCAGCCCGGTCTCGCCGCGGAGATCCCCGGCATCCGCCTCGTGAGCGACGAACCGCGGATCGGTCCCCTGGGCGGCCTCCGGGCGGGATTGGCCGCCATGGCGGCCGAGGCGGGGGTGGTGGTGGCCGCCGACATGCCCTTCGTCACCTCCCGGTCGTTGCGACGCCTCTGGGAGATTTCGGGGGACGCCCCGGTCGTCGTGCTGCGCACCGCGGACGGCCTGCATCCCCTCTTCGGCGTCTACCGCAAGGCCTGCCTCCCCGCCGTCGAGGACGCCATCCGCCGGGGCGATCACCGCATGCGTTCCTTCTGGGCCGGCTTGCCCGTCCGGGTCATCGACGTGGTCGGCGACCCGTTCTGGAAACACACCCTCTTCAACATCAATTCGTCTTCGGACTACCAGCGTGCACTCGAACTCCAGGGCCCTCACCGAAGCGCCCCGGGCTGA
- the fdhD gene encoding formate dehydrogenase accessory sulfurtransferase FdhD, which produces MEEHDIVRFAEGALRACRDVLVNEARIGIWVDGEEVAGLMALPEELEELALGFLYGECAFNDPSDIREVSVNPRLHAVTVALGTKNRPSLPDVVRTFTSGCGRGISRISPYWTGHFPAVRSGACHPAGEILEAVRTLIGSSTLFRDTGGVHSAGLWTGGRFPRTCDDIGRHNAVDKVVGHALREGWPPGEGSLLVTTGRLSSDIVLKAARAGVPVLVSRSAPTAGAVQLAEAQGITLVGFARAGRCNIYTHPERVRES; this is translated from the coding sequence ATGGAAGAACACGACATCGTTCGGTTCGCAGAAGGGGCCTTGCGGGCCTGCCGGGACGTCCTGGTGAACGAGGCCCGGATCGGGATCTGGGTCGACGGCGAGGAGGTCGCCGGCCTGATGGCCCTGCCCGAGGAACTGGAGGAACTGGCGCTGGGTTTCCTCTACGGCGAGTGCGCGTTCAACGACCCCTCGGACATCCGCGAGGTCTCGGTCAATCCCCGCCTGCACGCCGTCACCGTCGCCCTCGGGACGAAAAACCGCCCCAGTCTGCCCGACGTGGTCCGCACGTTCACGTCCGGTTGCGGCCGGGGGATCTCCCGGATTTCGCCCTACTGGACCGGGCACTTTCCGGCCGTCCGGTCCGGGGCCTGCCACCCGGCCGGGGAAATCCTGGAGGCGGTCCGGACGCTGATCGGGAGTTCGACACTGTTCCGGGACACCGGGGGCGTTCACTCCGCCGGGTTGTGGACGGGCGGGCGTTTCCCCCGGACCTGCGACGACATCGGCCGGCACAACGCCGTGGACAAGGTCGTCGGCCACGCCCTGCGGGAGGGGTGGCCCCCCGGCGAGGGTTCCCTCCTGGTCACCACCGGCCGGCTCAGCAGCGACATCGTTCTCAAGGCCGCCCGTGCCGGGGTCCCCGTGCTGGTTTCCCGGTCGGCGCCCACTGCCGGGGCCGTCCAGCTGGCCGAGGCGCAGGGGATCACCCTGGTGGGATTCGCCCGGGCCGGGCGGTGCAACATCTACACCCATCCCGAGCGGGTCCGGGAGTCATGA
- a CDS encoding OFA family MFS transporter, whose product MNATEKTPNRWLIAIMGTLLMVCLGTVYAWSFFQKPLMAKYGWSNSEVMWAFNLAICFLGLAAAWGGINLAKFGPTKLAVSGGVLFGLGYLLGGFALSQQSLPMLLVGYGVIGGCGLGLGYVTPVATASKWFPDKQGLVTGMVVMGFGFGALVMSKLLAPEFMKMTGGNLVQVFYYLGALFLVLCILFAAFIKNPPAGYVPKGYTPPGGAAKAAAAASDEHPLSKYLSSPKFLMMWIVFFCNICAGIAIISLQSPMMQDILKKTDAALTPEALAAAGATLIAISALFNGVGRFLWGGLSDKLGRANVFRLLLLTQIVAFIIMVFTGNPWIFGALVCYVLLCYGGGFGTMPSFVKDVYGAKLMPKVYGVILTAWSAAGVVGPQIFAMIKDKFADKASMYSFYTGAAFLALGLLIALFLNDKHLTFSAEEKK is encoded by the coding sequence ATGAACGCAACCGAAAAGACCCCGAACCGCTGGCTCATCGCCATCATGGGCACCCTGCTCATGGTCTGCCTGGGCACCGTCTACGCCTGGAGCTTCTTTCAGAAGCCCCTCATGGCCAAGTACGGGTGGAGCAACTCCGAGGTGATGTGGGCCTTTAACCTGGCCATCTGCTTCCTGGGCCTGGCGGCCGCCTGGGGCGGGATCAACCTGGCCAAGTTCGGCCCGACGAAGCTGGCGGTCAGCGGCGGGGTCCTCTTCGGGCTCGGCTACCTGCTCGGCGGTTTCGCTCTCAGCCAGCAGTCCCTGCCCATGCTCCTCGTCGGTTACGGGGTGATCGGCGGGTGCGGCCTGGGCCTCGGGTACGTCACCCCGGTGGCCACCGCGTCCAAGTGGTTCCCCGACAAGCAGGGCCTGGTGACCGGCATGGTGGTCATGGGCTTCGGCTTCGGCGCCCTGGTCATGTCCAAGCTCCTCGCGCCCGAGTTCATGAAGATGACCGGCGGCAACCTGGTCCAGGTGTTCTACTACCTCGGCGCCCTCTTCCTGGTGCTGTGCATCCTCTTCGCCGCATTCATCAAGAACCCGCCCGCCGGCTACGTGCCCAAGGGCTACACCCCGCCGGGCGGCGCCGCCAAGGCCGCCGCCGCGGCCTCCGACGAGCACCCGCTGTCGAAGTACCTGTCCTCCCCCAAGTTCCTCATGATGTGGATCGTGTTCTTCTGCAACATCTGCGCGGGCATCGCCATCATCTCCCTGCAGTCCCCCATGATGCAGGACATTCTGAAGAAAACCGACGCGGCCCTGACCCCCGAGGCCCTCGCCGCCGCCGGGGCCACCCTGATCGCCATCAGCGCCCTCTTCAACGGCGTCGGCCGGTTCCTCTGGGGTGGCCTCTCCGACAAGCTGGGCCGGGCCAACGTCTTCCGCCTCCTGCTTCTCACCCAGATCGTCGCCTTCATCATCATGGTGTTCACCGGCAACCCCTGGATCTTCGGGGCCCTGGTCTGCTACGTGCTCCTGTGCTACGGCGGCGGCTTCGGCACCATGCCCAGCTTCGTCAAGGACGTCTACGGCGCCAAGCTGATGCCCAAGGTCTACGGGGTCATCCTCACCGCCTGGTCGGCGGCCGGGGTGGTGGGCCCCCAGATCTTCGCCATGATCAAGGACAAGTTCGCGGACAAGGCCTCCATGTACTCGTTCTACACCGGCGCGGCCTTCCTGGCCCTCGGCCTGCTGATCGCCCTGTTCCTCAACGACAAGCACCTGACCTTCTCCGCCGAGGAGAAGAAATAG
- a CDS encoding response regulator — MAYKILVVDDDFDLVLPIKITLEAEGYEVSTAGNGSEARKCIEASKPDLILLDVMMTTETEGFDLAWELQENAETRDIPIVMLTAMSQSENYIETFQHISERPWPVSVFLEKPTPAKKLLETVRKILK, encoded by the coding sequence ATGGCCTACAAGATTCTCGTCGTCGATGACGACTTCGATCTGGTGCTCCCCATCAAGATCACGCTGGAAGCCGAAGGGTACGAGGTGTCCACCGCGGGCAACGGCAGCGAGGCGCGCAAGTGCATCGAGGCCTCGAAACCCGACCTGATCCTGCTGGACGTGATGATGACCACCGAAACCGAGGGCTTCGACCTTGCCTGGGAACTCCAGGAGAACGCCGAAACCCGGGACATCCCCATCGTCATGCTGACCGCCATGTCCCAGTCGGAAAACTACATCGAGACCTTTCAGCACATTTCCGAACGGCCGTGGCCCGTCAGCGTCTTCCTGGAAAAACCGACCCCCGCGAAGAAGCTCCTCGAGACCGTCCGAAAAATCCTCAAGTGA
- the fdhF gene encoding formate dehydrogenase subunit alpha: MSNLKIKLDGRDVECRRGQTILEVARENGVRIPTLCYHPQVSRTGACRLCVVRVNNTLYKTACTEPVADGINVVTADPDLFAVRKGILQFLMTEGDHNCLYCEANGGCELQALCFEHGIEEPPPPGLPRNRRTRDVASSEGLRREENRCVLCGRCVKACAEIQMNRVWDFAGRGSHAKLTTGIGDLLGNSDCVQCGQCVQLCPTGALSFQTVLGRGQAWELSKESSICIYCGVGCKIDFFTNKEGRLVKAEGALDGPNEGHLCVKGRFGFDFVQNASRLKTPLVRKNGELVEAGWDEALALVAQNIGKVKAEHGPDAVMAFTSAKCSNEENYLLQKMMRAVVGTNNVDHCARLUHSSTVAGLAATMGSGAMTNSIREIPLSEAFLVIGSNTTENHPVIGAMIKKAVIRGGRKLVVVDPRRIELARYADVFLQIRPGTNIAILNGLMHVILRDGLQDADYVRNRCEGFDELEQVLRKYTPEHVAGICGLEDPEQIVKAARLLASAKPMAAYYCMGITQFKSGVNGVKSVANLQMLLGNIGVPGGGVNPLRGQSNVQGACDMGGLPNVFTAYQPVTSPEARQKFEQAWGCPPLPDKPGLTIVESLNAALEGRVKALYVMGENPVLSDPNQHHVIEALEKLDFLVVQDITLTETARYAHVVLPGYAFLEKEGTVSNTERRVQRMHRVVEPAGDAREDWWVLREVANRLGANWAYESAEEIFEEIRKLTPSYAGMTYERLDRELLQWPCPTPGHPGTQYLHKDRFARGMGLLTAIEYTPPAEETDPEYPLVLTTGRLLEHFHTGTMSRNSKILNEIVSEPHVEINPVDAQNHHITDGEVVSVSTRRGSIRLKVLLSERPKANVLFIPFHFHEAAANVLTIDALDPVCKIPEYKVCACKLEKVYPMEGER; encoded by the coding sequence ATGTCGAACCTGAAGATCAAACTCGACGGCCGGGACGTGGAGTGCCGGCGCGGGCAGACCATCCTGGAAGTCGCCCGGGAGAACGGCGTCCGCATTCCCACGCTCTGTTACCACCCCCAGGTCAGCCGCACCGGCGCCTGCCGGCTGTGCGTGGTCCGGGTGAACAACACGCTGTACAAGACCGCCTGCACCGAACCGGTGGCGGACGGGATCAACGTCGTCACCGCGGACCCCGACCTCTTTGCCGTCCGGAAGGGGATCCTGCAGTTCCTGATGACCGAGGGTGACCACAATTGCCTCTACTGCGAGGCCAACGGCGGCTGCGAACTTCAGGCGCTCTGCTTCGAGCATGGGATCGAGGAACCCCCGCCCCCCGGGCTGCCCCGGAACCGGCGCACCCGGGACGTGGCCTCGAGCGAGGGCCTCCGGCGGGAAGAGAACCGCTGCGTGCTGTGCGGCCGGTGTGTCAAGGCCTGCGCGGAGATCCAGATGAACCGCGTCTGGGACTTCGCGGGCCGGGGCTCCCACGCGAAGCTCACCACGGGGATCGGGGACCTGCTGGGGAACTCCGACTGCGTCCAGTGCGGACAGTGCGTGCAGCTCTGCCCCACCGGCGCCCTCTCCTTCCAGACCGTGCTGGGCCGGGGGCAGGCCTGGGAACTGTCGAAGGAGTCCAGCATCTGCATCTACTGCGGCGTCGGCTGCAAGATCGACTTCTTCACCAACAAGGAGGGCAGGCTGGTCAAGGCCGAGGGTGCCCTCGACGGGCCCAACGAGGGCCACCTCTGCGTCAAGGGGCGCTTCGGTTTCGACTTCGTCCAGAACGCGTCCCGGCTGAAAACGCCCCTGGTCCGGAAGAACGGGGAACTCGTGGAGGCCGGCTGGGACGAGGCCCTCGCCCTCGTGGCGCAAAACATCGGCAAGGTGAAGGCGGAACACGGCCCCGACGCCGTCATGGCCTTCACCTCCGCCAAGTGCTCCAACGAGGAAAATTACCTTCTCCAGAAAATGATGCGCGCAGTGGTCGGCACCAACAATGTCGACCACTGCGCACGCCTTTGACACAGCTCCACGGTCGCCGGTCTGGCGGCCACCATGGGTTCGGGAGCCATGACCAACTCCATCCGGGAGATCCCGCTCTCGGAAGCGTTCCTGGTCATCGGGTCCAACACCACCGAAAACCACCCCGTCATCGGGGCCATGATCAAAAAGGCCGTCATCCGGGGCGGCCGGAAGCTGGTGGTCGTCGACCCCCGGCGCATCGAGCTGGCCCGTTACGCCGACGTCTTCCTGCAGATCCGGCCGGGGACCAACATCGCCATCCTCAACGGCCTGATGCACGTCATCCTGCGCGACGGCCTCCAGGACGCGGATTACGTCCGGAACCGCTGCGAGGGCTTCGACGAGCTGGAGCAGGTCCTGCGGAAGTACACCCCGGAGCACGTGGCCGGGATCTGCGGCCTGGAAGACCCGGAGCAGATCGTGAAGGCCGCCCGGCTGCTGGCCTCGGCCAAGCCCATGGCGGCCTACTACTGCATGGGCATCACCCAGTTCAAGTCCGGCGTGAACGGCGTCAAATCCGTGGCCAACCTCCAGATGCTCCTGGGCAACATCGGCGTCCCCGGCGGCGGCGTCAACCCCCTCCGCGGCCAGAGCAACGTCCAGGGCGCCTGCGACATGGGCGGCCTTCCCAACGTCTTCACCGCCTACCAGCCGGTGACCAGTCCCGAGGCCCGGCAGAAGTTCGAGCAGGCCTGGGGCTGCCCGCCGCTCCCCGACAAGCCGGGCCTGACCATCGTGGAGTCCTTGAACGCCGCCCTCGAGGGCCGCGTGAAGGCGCTCTACGTCATGGGCGAGAACCCGGTCCTGTCCGACCCCAACCAGCACCACGTCATCGAGGCGCTGGAGAAGCTGGATTTCCTGGTGGTCCAGGACATCACCCTCACGGAGACCGCGCGCTATGCCCACGTGGTGCTCCCCGGCTACGCCTTCCTCGAGAAGGAGGGCACCGTCTCCAACACCGAGCGCCGCGTGCAGCGGATGCACCGGGTGGTCGAGCCCGCCGGCGACGCGCGGGAGGACTGGTGGGTCCTTCGCGAGGTGGCCAACCGGCTGGGCGCGAACTGGGCTTACGAATCCGCGGAGGAAATTTTCGAGGAGATCCGCAAGCTCACCCCGTCCTACGCGGGCATGACCTACGAGCGCCTCGACCGGGAACTCCTGCAGTGGCCCTGCCCGACGCCGGGCCACCCGGGGACCCAGTACCTGCACAAGGACCGCTTCGCCCGGGGGATGGGCCTGCTCACCGCCATCGAGTACACCCCGCCCGCCGAGGAGACGGACCCCGAGTACCCGCTGGTGCTGACCACGGGGCGGCTCCTGGAGCACTTTCACACCGGGACCATGAGCCGGAACTCCAAGATCCTCAACGAGATCGTCTCCGAGCCCCACGTGGAGATCAACCCCGTCGACGCCCAGAATCACCACATCACCGACGGGGAAGTGGTCTCCGTCTCCACCCGGAGGGGCAGCATCCGCCTGAAGGTGCTCCTCAGCGAGCGCCCGAAGGCGAACGTTCTCTTCATCCCCTTCCACTTCCACGAGGCGGCCGCCAACGTGCTGACCATCGACGCCCTTGACCCGGTCTGCAAGATCCCCGAGTACAAGGTCTGCGCCTGCAAGTTGGAAAAAGTGTACCCGATGGAGGGCGAACGATGA
- a CDS encoding NAD(P)H-dependent oxidoreductase subunit E, whose protein sequence is MSETNLIRTVVEKHGRDREHLLLILRELETLSGKNFLAPDVLRGVAEEMNLPPSALAGFVDFYTMFRTTPRAPYLIRVCKSAPCHTMGAISVFEAIRDLLGIGEGQVSADGLFCLERCECLGVCSVAPAMMVNYDLHGNLTPERLASIFKTYREQAAAGGCRCGPETEAVATVIEDDRQARRLLENIGKVDPGSIGSYLEHGGYAGLRKALGMTPAEVVSVVKESGLRGRGGAGFPAGLKWSFVVKGPMQKYVICNADEGEPGTFKDRVLMEGNPHLLLEGMALCGLATGATTGYIYVRGEYRRSIETLQRAIDQAREKNYLGKDLQGSGVDFDVFIKEGGGAYVCGEETSLINSMEGLRGYPRFKPPFPGQAGFRDLPSTVNNVETLMSVPLILEKGAEWFKELGTLSAPGTKLYCLSGRLNRTGLVELPMGATLREIIDVYGQGMKGGGTFRFAQVGGSAGGILGPDLLDLPLDIDTPPKQGVTLGSGVVLVCDETACPVDFLLQILSFFEHESCGQCIPCRVGVSHLHHHARRLAERTADVAELDQMLEKARMMKKASFCALGQSPVMPVETMLRNFRAEFENHCNPGHACPACDRSLAQYYRGGYP, encoded by the coding sequence ATGAGCGAGACGAACCTGATCCGAACCGTCGTGGAAAAACACGGCCGCGACCGGGAACACCTGCTCCTGATCCTGCGGGAACTCGAGACCCTTTCCGGGAAGAACTTCCTCGCCCCTGACGTCCTGCGCGGCGTGGCCGAGGAGATGAACCTCCCCCCGAGCGCCCTGGCCGGGTTCGTGGACTTCTACACCATGTTCAGGACGACCCCCCGGGCCCCCTACCTGATCCGCGTGTGCAAGTCCGCGCCCTGCCACACCATGGGCGCCATCAGCGTGTTCGAGGCGATCCGGGACCTCCTGGGCATCGGCGAGGGCCAGGTCAGCGCCGACGGCCTCTTCTGCCTGGAGCGCTGCGAGTGCCTGGGGGTCTGCTCGGTGGCCCCGGCCATGATGGTCAACTATGACCTGCACGGCAACCTGACCCCCGAACGTCTCGCCTCCATTTTCAAGACCTACCGGGAGCAGGCGGCTGCCGGCGGCTGCCGTTGCGGCCCCGAGACGGAGGCCGTGGCGACCGTCATCGAGGACGACCGCCAGGCGCGGCGCCTGCTGGAGAACATCGGGAAGGTGGACCCCGGCAGCATCGGGAGCTACCTGGAGCACGGCGGCTACGCGGGGCTCCGGAAGGCCCTCGGCATGACCCCCGCCGAGGTGGTGTCCGTGGTCAAGGAGTCCGGTCTCCGCGGCCGCGGCGGCGCCGGTTTCCCCGCCGGCCTGAAGTGGTCCTTCGTGGTCAAGGGGCCCATGCAGAAGTACGTGATCTGCAACGCCGACGAGGGCGAGCCCGGCACCTTCAAGGACCGGGTCCTCATGGAGGGCAACCCGCACCTGCTTCTCGAGGGGATGGCCCTCTGCGGCCTCGCCACCGGCGCCACGACCGGTTACATCTACGTCCGCGGCGAGTACCGCCGCTCCATCGAAACCCTCCAGCGGGCCATCGACCAGGCCCGGGAGAAGAACTACCTCGGAAAGGACCTTCAGGGCTCCGGGGTCGACTTCGACGTCTTCATCAAGGAGGGCGGCGGCGCTTACGTCTGCGGCGAGGAAACCTCCCTGATCAACTCCATGGAGGGCCTTCGCGGCTACCCCCGGTTCAAGCCGCCCTTCCCGGGCCAGGCCGGTTTCCGGGACCTCCCCTCCACCGTCAACAACGTCGAGACCCTGATGTCCGTCCCCCTGATCCTGGAGAAGGGCGCCGAGTGGTTCAAGGAACTGGGCACCCTCTCCGCCCCCGGGACCAAGCTCTACTGCCTCTCCGGCAGGCTCAACCGGACCGGCCTCGTGGAACTCCCCATGGGGGCCACCCTCCGGGAAATCATCGACGTCTACGGCCAGGGGATGAAGGGCGGCGGGACCTTCCGTTTCGCCCAGGTGGGGGGAAGCGCCGGCGGGATCCTGGGTCCCGACCTGCTGGACCTGCCCCTGGACATCGACACCCCCCCCAAGCAGGGCGTCACCCTGGGCTCCGGCGTCGTGCTGGTGTGCGACGAGACCGCCTGCCCCGTGGATTTCCTGCTCCAGATCCTCTCCTTCTTCGAGCACGAGTCCTGCGGGCAGTGCATCCCGTGCCGCGTCGGGGTCTCCCACCTTCACCATCACGCCCGCCGGCTGGCGGAACGGACGGCCGACGTCGCCGAACTGGACCAGATGCTGGAGAAGGCCCGGATGATGAAGAAGGCCTCCTTCTGTGCCCTGGGCCAGTCGCCGGTCATGCCCGTGGAGACCATGCTGCGGAATTTCCGGGCCGAATTCGAGAACCACTGCAACCCGGGGCACGCCTGCCCCGCCTGCGACCGTTCCCTGGCACAGTACTACCGCGGCGGGTACCCTTGA